In one window of Hevea brasiliensis isolate MT/VB/25A 57/8 chromosome 10, ASM3005281v1, whole genome shotgun sequence DNA:
- the LOC110645895 gene encoding cyclin-dependent protein kinase inhibitor SMR6 produces MGFSGKPQVDSGLELDAKKWVIAGIPLRAPLKPIFTNPVEKESESSDECSTATTPTSEDARIPTRLACPLAPKKRKATLKCNYSGVREFFTPPDLETVFIRHVERATN; encoded by the coding sequence ATGGGGTTCTCAGGGAAGCCTCAAGTTGATTCTGGCTTGGAATTGGATGCTAAAAAATGGGTTATTGCTGGAATTCCTTTAAGAGCTCCTTTAAAGCCCATTTTTACAAATCCTGTGGAGAAAGAAAGCGAAAGTAGTGATGAGTGTTCGACCGCCACTACACCGACAAGTGAAGATGCTAGAATTCCGACGAGACTTGCGTGCCCTCTGGCTCCCAAGAAGCGAAAGGCTACTTTGAAATGTAATTACAGTGGTGTTAGAGAGTTCTTTACTCCTCCTGACTTGGAAACTGTTTTTATACGCCATGTTGAAAGGGCTACTAATTGA
- the LOC110645911 gene encoding glutamate--glyoxylate aminotransferase 2, with product MAPKALDYESLNENVKKVQYAVRGELYLRASELQKEGKKIIFTNVGNPHALGQKPLTFPRQVVALCQAPFLLDDPNVGLLFPADAIARAKHYLSMTSGGLGAYSDSRGIPGIRKEVAEFIGRRDEYPSDPELIFLTDGASKGVMQILNTIIRGEGDGVLVPVPQYPLYSAAISLFGGSLVPYYLEETANWGLDVNDLRHAVFQARSKGITVRAMVIINPGNPTGQCLSEANLREILHFCYQENLVLLGDEVYQQNIYQDERPFISARKVLMDMGPPISKEIQLVSFHTVSKGYWGECGQRGGYFEMTNIPPQTVDEIYKVASISLSPNVPAQIFMALMVNPPKPGDISYEQYIRESKGILESLRRRARIMTDGFNSCRNVVCNFTEGAMYSFPQIRLPPKAIDAAKKAGKVPDVFYCLKLLEATGISTVPGSGFGQKEGVFHLRTTILPAEEDMPAIMASFKKFNDEFMDEYDDHRGYSRM from the exons ATGGCACCTAAGGCATTAGACTATGAGTCGTTGAATGAAAATGTGAAGAAGGTTCAATATGCTGTTAGAGGTGAGCTGTATCTTCGAGCTTCTGAGCTCCAGAAGGAAGGAAAGAAG ATTATTTTCACAAATGTTGGCAATCCTCATGCTCTAGGACAGAAGCCCCTCACTTTTCCTCGCCAG GTGGTTGCTCTCTGCCAAGCTCCATTTCTACTGGATGATCCCAATGTAGGACTGTTATTCCCTGCAGATGCAATTGCTAGAGCTAAACATTATCTTTCAATGACCTCTGGTGGTCTAG GTGCTTACAGTGACTCCCGAGGTATCCCTGGAATTAGGAAGGAGGTGGCAGAGTTCATTGGAAGGCGTGATGAATATCCAAG TGATCCAGAACTAATATTTCTCACTGATGGAGCCAGTAAGGGTGTGATGCAGATCTTGAATACAATAATTCGTGGTGAAGGTGATGGG GTTTTGGTTCCAGTTCCACAGTACCCACTTTATTCTGCTGCAATATCTCTGTTTGGTGGTTCCCTTGTGCCATATTACCTAGAAGAGACAGCAAATTGGGGTCTTGATGTTAATGACCTTCGGCATGCAGTTTTTCAAGCTCGCTCTAAAGGAATAACT GTAAGAGCAATGGTGATTATAAACCCAGGCAACCCCACTGGTCAGTGTCTTAGTGAAGCTAATTTAAGGGAAATATTGCACTTCTGTTACCAAGAAAACCTGGTCCTTCTTGGAGATGAAGTTTATCAGCAGAACATATATCAGGATGAACGCCCCTTTATTAGTGCTAGAAAG GTTTTGATGGATATGGGGCCGCCAATAAGCAAGGAAATCCAACTCGTTTCCTTCCACACTGTGTCCAAAGGATATTGGGGTGAATGTGGACAGCGGGGTGGATATTTTGAGATGACCAACATTCCTCCACAG ACGGTGGATGAGATTTATAAGGTTGCATCCATATCACTCAGTCCCAATGTGCCTGCACAGATATTT ATGGCTTTGATGGTCAACCCGCCTAAACCTGGAGATATTTCATACGAGCAGTATATTAGGGAGAG CAAAGGAATCCTTGAATCGCTGAGGAGAAGAGCAAGGATTATGACAGATGGATTCAACAGCTGCAGAAATGTAGTTTGCAATTTCACAGAAG GTGCCATGTATTCATTCCCTCAGATACGGTTGCCACCTAAAGCAATTGATGCTGCCAAAAAGGCTGGAAAAGTTCCTGATGTTTTCTACTGTCTCAAGCTTTTGGAAGCCACTGGCATTTCCACAGTTCCGGGTTCAGGATTTGGACAAAAAGAAGG GGTCTTTCACTTAAGAACAACCATTTTACCAGCTGAGGAAGACATGCCAGCAATCATGGCCAGtttcaagaagttcaatgatgagTTCATGGATGAATATGATGACCATAGGGGTTATTCAAGAATGTAA